Proteins encoded by one window of Panicum virgatum strain AP13 chromosome 7N, P.virgatum_v5, whole genome shotgun sequence:
- the LOC120683281 gene encoding heavy metal-associated isoprenylated plant protein 47-like: MAKHKIVIKVTMPSAKSRARAMVLAAKTNGVISIAIAGDLKDRLEVVGEGIDITCLVHRLRKKVCCHADILKVEEVKDKKPPEEKKKPPEPCGCPAPCLCAAAYHHTPLQVFSCEEPPAFGCTIL, encoded by the exons ATGGCCAAG CACAAGATTGTGATCAAGGTGACCATGCCGAGCGCCAAGAGCCGCGCCCGGGCCATGGTGCTGGCCGCCAAAACGAacg GGGTGATCTCGATAGCAATCGCCGGCGACCTCAAGGACCGGCTGGAGGTGGTCGGCGAGGGCATCGACATCACCTGCCTCGTCCACCGCCTGCGCAAGAAGGTCTGCTGCCACGCCGATATCCTGAAAGTGGAGGAGGTCAAGGACAAGAAGCCGCccgaggagaagaagaagccgCCGGAGCCCTGCGGGTGCCCGGCGCCGTGCCTGTGCGCGGCGGCTTATCACCACACGCCGCTGCAGGTTTTCAGCTGCGAGGAGCCGCCGGCATTCGGTTGCACCATCTTGTGA
- the LOC120684014 gene encoding heavy metal-associated isoprenylated plant protein 16-like isoform X2, whose translation MAKKIVIKMTMPTAKSRARAMALAARASGVGSIGITGDLKDRLEVVGEGIDITCLVHCLRKKVCCHAEILQVEEVKDKKPEKKKPEEEKKPCPCPGPCRCAAVGYCHAPMPMVLCEDPPEGICRVM comes from the exons ATGGCAAAG AAGATCGTGATCAAGATGACCATGCCCACCGCCAAGAGCCGTGCTCGGGCCATGGCGCTGGCCGCCAGGGCGAGCGGGGTGGGGTCGATAGGGATCACCGGCGACCTCAAGGATCGGCTGGAGGTGGTCGGCGAGGGCATCGACATCACCTGCCTCGTCCACTGCCTGCGCAAGAAGGTCTGCTGCCACGCCGAGATCCTGCAGGTGGAGGAGGTCAAGGACAAGAAGCCCGAGAAGAAGAAGcccgaggaggagaagaagccctGCCCGTGCCCAGGGCCGTGCCGGTGCGCCGCCGTCGGCTACTGCCACGCGCCGATGCCGATGGTTCTCTGCGAGGACCCGCCGGAGGGCATCTGCCGCGTCATGTGA
- the LOC120684014 gene encoding heavy metal-associated isoprenylated plant protein 16-like isoform X1: protein MAKQKIVIKMTMPTAKSRARAMALAARASGVGSIGITGDLKDRLEVVGEGIDITCLVHCLRKKVCCHAEILQVEEVKDKKPEKKKPEEEKKPCPCPGPCRCAAVGYCHAPMPMVLCEDPPEGICRVM, encoded by the exons ATGGCAAAG CAGAAGATCGTGATCAAGATGACCATGCCCACCGCCAAGAGCCGTGCTCGGGCCATGGCGCTGGCCGCCAGGGCGAGCGGGGTGGGGTCGATAGGGATCACCGGCGACCTCAAGGATCGGCTGGAGGTGGTCGGCGAGGGCATCGACATCACCTGCCTCGTCCACTGCCTGCGCAAGAAGGTCTGCTGCCACGCCGAGATCCTGCAGGTGGAGGAGGTCAAGGACAAGAAGCCCGAGAAGAAGAAGcccgaggaggagaagaagccctGCCCGTGCCCAGGGCCGTGCCGGTGCGCCGCCGTCGGCTACTGCCACGCGCCGATGCCGATGGTTCTCTGCGAGGACCCGCCGGAGGGCATCTGCCGCGTCATGTGA
- the LOC120682594 gene encoding disease resistance protein Pik-1-like, with amino-acid sequence MKQRIVIKVQMTGDKSRSKALGLAATTHGVQSVAMEGRERNHLVVVGDGLDAVSLTSYLRKKVGGAQIVQVEVVGGGAADKTKPPATAAIAAGPQHQWQPRHGGYYYSRPAAVHPYPYAGQYRYSYDDDTHPDAAASSGAIM; translated from the exons ATGAAG CAAAGGATCGTGATCAAGGTGCAGATGACCGGCGACAAGAGCCGGTCCAAAGCTCTGGGCTTAGCCGCCACGACACACG GAGTGCAGTCCGTGGCGATGGAAGGGAGGGAGCGGAACcatctggtggtggtcggcgACGGCCTGGACGCCGTCAGCCTGACGAGCTACCTGCGGAAGAAGGTTGGTGGCGCGCAGATTGTCCAGGTGGAGGTCgtcggaggcggcgccgccgacaagacgaagccgccggcgaccgccgccatcgccgcgggCCCGCAGCACCAGTGGCAACCGCGCCACGGCGGCTACTACTACTCCCGGCCGGCCGCTGTGCACCCGTACCCGTACGCCGGCCAGTACAGGTACAGCTACGACGACGACACCCACCCCgacgccgcagcctcgtcgggCGCCATCATGTGA